Proteins encoded within one genomic window of Solibaculum mannosilyticum:
- a CDS encoding tyrosine-type recombinase/integrase, translated as MNHPDTAISILKRFERYLEEEEKSKATIEKYIRDIRKFYEFLDGAEIDKEHTIAYKKYLAERYAATSVNSMLVALNCFLRFSGLQTCCIKLLKIQRQIFAAEDHELSKEEYQNLLKAAKSAKNDRLFLLLQTMCGTGIRVSELRYITVEAIRRGKAVVNCKNKTRVIFIPVPLQKLLKEYSKKTGIQAGPVFVSKNGKPLDRSNIWRDMKSLCKQADVPPKKVFPHNLRHLFARTFYSVEKDIVRLADLLGHSSINTTRIYTMETGFQHVNRLEQVQVLLTT; from the coding sequence ATGAATCATCCCGATACGGCGATATCCATATTAAAGCGATTCGAGAGGTATCTTGAAGAGGAGGAGAAGAGCAAAGCCACCATCGAGAAATACATCCGGGATATCCGGAAATTTTACGAATTTCTCGATGGGGCGGAAATTGACAAAGAACACACCATTGCCTATAAAAAATATCTGGCGGAACGATATGCGGCAACAAGTGTCAATTCCATGCTGGTGGCGCTCAACTGTTTTTTACGGTTTTCCGGATTGCAGACCTGCTGCATCAAACTCCTGAAGATTCAACGGCAGATTTTCGCTGCTGAGGATCATGAACTCAGCAAAGAGGAATATCAGAATCTATTAAAAGCGGCAAAAAGTGCGAAAAATGATCGGCTATTTCTTTTGCTGCAGACCATGTGTGGGACGGGGATCCGAGTCAGCGAACTGCGCTACATCACAGTGGAGGCAATCAGGAGAGGAAAAGCAGTAGTCAATTGCAAAAATAAAACACGGGTCATTTTCATTCCCGTGCCGTTGCAGAAACTATTAAAAGAATACAGTAAAAAAACCGGCATACAAGCCGGCCCGGTATTTGTAAGTAAAAATGGGAAACCGCTGGATCGGAGCAATATCTGGCGGGATATGAAATCACTTTGTAAACAAGCCGACGTCCCACCCAAGAAAGTATTTCCGCATAATCTGAGGCATCTGTTTGCCCGGACATTTTATTCTGTGGAGAAAGATATCGTCCGTCTGGCCGACCTGCTGGGACACAGCAGCATCAATACCACTCGGATCTATACAATGGAAACAGGATTTCAGCATGTAAATCGCCTGGAACAAGTACAAGTCCTGCTGACCACATAA
- a CDS encoding PH domain-containing protein: MQLRISPKALLLWRIYLTAALVVMCALSVVLIKLIGALGVLFPLLLLPVMVWTYQYYLPALWRSHQYIFEDGQIVVKRGVYQRTVRTVLTEAVLMRETRRTPLEIVLGMTTVVLHVAGGRIVLNQLPYEDAVHLVEQWESQVKS, translated from the coding sequence GTGCAGCTTCGCATTTCGCCGAAAGCGCTCCTCTTGTGGCGCATTTATTTGACGGCGGCGCTGGTGGTGATGTGTGCCCTTTCGGTGGTTCTTATCAAGCTGATAGGGGCTTTGGGCGTGCTGTTCCCCCTCCTCTTGCTGCCGGTCATGGTGTGGACTTACCAGTACTATCTCCCTGCCCTGTGGCGCTCCCATCAATATATCTTCGAGGACGGCCAGATTGTAGTAAAACGGGGCGTTTACCAGCGTACGGTACGAACTGTGCTCACGGAAGCGGTGCTCATGCGGGAAACCCGCCGGACCCCTTTGGAAATCGTGCTTGGGATGACCACGGTGGTCCTCCACGTGGCAGGGGGACGTATCGTACTCAATCAGCTCCCTTATGAGGACGCCGTCCACTTGGTGGAACAGTGGGAATCGCAGGTGAAATCATGA
- the cls gene encoding cardiolipin synthase: MDKPKRAKPKIIRWAPAALLILAQVVFVIWVLYQLTIRWSWTPFLVFEGLAIVMSVRVAYKQDNPSYKISWIIVLLLLPFVGLLLYLFMGRRGLPFWMKKSIVNISLGTHGLLTSSPETEKSLGQQFPMHERESLLLARQGRSPLYQGTSTRFYPLGELGYQAMLEELEKAQRFIFLEYFIVSAGQMWDGIHEILRRKAKEGVDVRLMYDDFGSMNNHPKGFRSQLTREGIQVRPFNRIDPRISNFYMNYRDHRKILVIDGNVGFTGGVNLADEYINVVDAHGHWKDCVLMLKGEAVWSFTMMFLGSWHFSANEDPYDHTRYLSLRPTVQVEDDGFVQPYGDSPLDNVNPAEGVYMQMIYNARRYVYIATPYLILDNEMVTALCTAASSGVDVRIVTPAHGDHGYVHMATRSSYGSLLEAGVRIYEYTPGFIHSKLFVSDDQVATVGSVNMDFRSFYLHFECGVWMAGSQAVAQVRDDMLSTMEQSEEILYEVWKRRPWYVKVGQMFLHLIAPMM; the protein is encoded by the coding sequence ATGGATAAACCTAAGCGTGCAAAACCCAAAATTATCCGATGGGCGCCGGCAGCGCTCCTCATCTTGGCTCAGGTCGTCTTTGTCATCTGGGTGCTGTATCAGTTGACCATCCGCTGGAGCTGGACTCCCTTTCTGGTCTTTGAAGGACTGGCCATTGTCATGTCGGTGCGGGTGGCCTATAAACAGGATAACCCATCCTATAAGATCTCTTGGATTATCGTGCTCCTGCTGCTGCCCTTCGTAGGGCTGCTCCTTTACCTCTTTATGGGACGCAGGGGACTCCCGTTTTGGATGAAGAAATCCATTGTCAACATCTCGTTGGGCACTCATGGCCTGCTGACTTCCTCTCCGGAGACGGAAAAGTCGTTGGGACAACAGTTCCCCATGCACGAACGGGAATCCCTATTGCTGGCCAGGCAGGGACGGTCGCCGCTGTACCAGGGCACCTCCACCCGGTTTTACCCCCTCGGCGAACTGGGATACCAGGCTATGCTGGAGGAATTGGAGAAGGCCCAACGGTTTATCTTCTTGGAATATTTCATTGTGAGCGCCGGCCAGATGTGGGACGGGATCCATGAGATCCTTCGGCGCAAGGCCAAGGAGGGGGTGGACGTCCGCCTGATGTACGACGATTTCGGCAGTATGAACAACCATCCCAAAGGGTTCCGCAGCCAGCTCACGCGGGAGGGGATCCAGGTCCGCCCGTTTAACCGCATCGATCCCCGCATCTCCAATTTCTATATGAACTACCGGGACCACCGTAAAATCCTGGTCATTGACGGCAATGTAGGCTTTACCGGCGGGGTCAATCTGGCCGATGAATACATCAACGTGGTGGATGCCCACGGCCATTGGAAGGACTGCGTCCTGATGCTCAAGGGGGAGGCTGTCTGGAGCTTTACCATGATGTTCCTGGGATCGTGGCACTTTTCCGCCAACGAGGATCCCTATGACCATACCCGTTATCTGTCCCTGCGCCCTACGGTGCAGGTGGAGGACGACGGTTTTGTCCAGCCCTACGGCGACTCCCCCTTGGATAACGTCAATCCTGCCGAGGGAGTCTACATGCAGATGATCTACAATGCACGGCGATATGTGTACATCGCCACCCCTTACCTCATCCTGGACAACGAGATGGTGACCGCACTGTGTACCGCCGCCAGTTCCGGCGTGGATGTCCGCATCGTCACGCCCGCCCACGGGGATCACGGATACGTCCATATGGCCACCAGGTCGTCCTATGGGTCGCTGCTGGAAGCCGGGGTGAGGATCTATGAGTATACCCCCGGATTTATCCACTCTAAACTCTTTGTTTCAGACGACCAAGTGGCTACGGTGGGCAGTGTCAATATGGACTTCCGCAGCTTCTATCTCCATTTTGAATGCGGCGTTTGGATGGCCGGCAGCCAAGCTGTGGCCCAGGTGAGGGACGATATGCTCTCTACCATGGAACAAAGTGAGGAAATCCTCTATGAAGTGTGGAAACGCCGCCCGTGGTATGTCAAGGTGGGACAGATGTTCCTGCATCTTATTGCGCCTATGATGTGA
- a CDS encoding PH domain-containing protein, with protein MSIHFRTHPATILVGLKRYVFILLFPVLQQLLTLPFHPSSWSVLFWGEIGAAGAIVLLSAVRWLLLRCRLVDGVLTVSSGVLLQKRRAFPLSAVSSVNYERPLWLAAMGGGRVRLDTAAGRDKEADLTLYVSRKRADWLVSQIKCDYSTGKTARGRAGLLPLMLMAASSSNAAAGLFFAVPLINHLGEILGEEFSRRIYETFNRATEILSQVIPPLTAGIAVILAAGWLIAFFRVLIRYMHLQVRRSGSVLTLTAGPFFQRHTVLPIDHINAVDIRQKLLMYPFGVRSICLLCAGFGKEKGEREVLLPAMRPEPMEQAMKSLLPGFHIQPKNFVRPPKKALRRYVFIPVLILLLLIPAILLLWAYRPSLRFLIPWLAIALTLPAVWFLLLSLASYKEAGVDLNSDICILRCRKYFVLHWVAVPATRIRRIDLTQSIFQRMDGVCNLRVLIYGEKGTRYTIRELPLEEVLQSVSEFDYS; from the coding sequence ATGAGCATTCACTTTCGTACCCATCCCGCCACCATCCTCGTCGGCCTGAAGCGGTATGTATTCATCCTATTATTTCCCGTATTGCAGCAGCTCCTTACGCTCCCTTTTCATCCGTCCTCCTGGTCGGTGCTGTTTTGGGGAGAAATCGGAGCGGCCGGGGCCATTGTATTGCTGTCGGCCGTCCGGTGGCTGCTTCTGCGGTGCCGTCTGGTGGATGGGGTACTGACAGTATCCAGCGGCGTCTTGCTCCAGAAACGGCGCGCCTTCCCTTTGAGCGCCGTATCGTCGGTCAACTATGAACGTCCCCTGTGGCTGGCCGCCATGGGCGGGGGACGGGTCAGGCTTGATACGGCTGCCGGCCGCGATAAAGAAGCCGATTTAACCCTGTATGTCTCCCGTAAGCGTGCCGATTGGCTGGTCTCGCAGATCAAATGCGACTATTCCACCGGCAAGACTGCCCGCGGACGTGCGGGCTTACTTCCTCTGATGCTGATGGCTGCTTCGTCCTCCAATGCGGCGGCCGGCCTGTTTTTCGCCGTCCCCCTGATCAACCATCTGGGTGAAATCCTGGGAGAGGAGTTCTCCCGGCGCATCTACGAAACCTTCAACCGGGCCACTGAGATCTTATCCCAGGTTATCCCTCCTCTGACAGCCGGTATTGCCGTCATTTTGGCCGCAGGATGGCTTATCGCTTTTTTCCGGGTGCTGATTCGGTATATGCATCTTCAGGTGCGCCGGTCGGGCAGTGTTTTGACGTTGACTGCCGGACCTTTCTTTCAACGGCATACCGTCCTTCCCATCGATCACATCAACGCTGTGGACATCCGCCAAAAACTCCTGATGTACCCCTTTGGCGTGCGATCCATCTGCCTTTTGTGCGCCGGATTCGGCAAGGAAAAGGGGGAGAGGGAAGTCCTACTGCCTGCCATGCGTCCGGAACCTATGGAACAGGCTATGAAATCCCTTTTGCCGGGTTTCCACATCCAGCCCAAGAATTTCGTCCGCCCTCCCAAAAAGGCGCTGCGGCGGTATGTGTTTATCCCAGTGCTCATTTTATTGCTTCTTATTCCGGCCATCCTGCTTTTGTGGGCTTACCGGCCTTCCCTGCGGTTTCTGATCCCTTGGCTGGCCATTGCCCTCACGCTGCCGGCCGTGTGGTTTTTACTCCTGTCCCTTGCATCCTATAAGGAGGCCGGTGTGGATCTCAACAGCGATATATGCATCCTGCGCTGCCGCAAATATTTCGTACTGCACTGGGTAGCCGTCCCTGCCACACGCATCCGCCGCATCGATTTAACCCAGAGCATCTTCCAGCGCATGGACGGCGTATGTAATTTACGGGTTTTGATCTACGGCGAAAAGGGCACTCGTTATACTATCCGTGAGCTGCCGCTGGAAGAGGTTCTACAGTCGGTGAGTGAGTTTGATTATTCCTAA
- a CDS encoding SpaH/EbpB family LPXTG-anchored major pilin: MKTTKILHQIMACCLVLAVVLSMGLTGFAINPDQTGSITVNGVNENTTVSAYQIITVDVDQASGQPKSPMYYWVDEVADWLKTQDTYKAYINEADNSVTEVFKEGTAEQFKSFWHDLAAAIKAGTVDLTSTDQKAEAGQDSVTLTGMPMGQYLLTANGGVKIYQPTTAKLIPTWNETEWVLNNESVTMKGEAPTIDKDVAGSDSSVAIGDIVTYQVRADIPSYPEDATAKRFVVGDKISSGLTYNRDVKVSYDKAGEEQVSEDAYKVTAPSGDRTFEIEFNVDELNTAKKEIYVTYTATVNENAFEADDLGNDAFLGYNNDPYDQDSYKPDGSTTEEDVYTYGIDVTKTNKDGSSALNGAEFKLYSDLECKQEVSLISTGVAGVYRHTKSGESAADVLAVDGNGNLKLQGLDLGTYYLKETKAPDGYNLPKNAVTTIVISDDDPDGVLDDSSAKGNNVLEESVEAEKNVLSFKIWNTNDSGFELPTTGGMGTVLFTVVGLALMGGAIVLIVLTSKKKKAHN; encoded by the coding sequence ATGAAAACAACGAAAATCCTCCATCAAATCATGGCATGCTGCCTGGTACTGGCAGTCGTATTGTCCATGGGATTGACCGGTTTTGCTATTAATCCCGACCAAACGGGGAGCATCACCGTCAATGGCGTCAACGAGAATACCACCGTTTCAGCTTATCAGATCATCACCGTCGACGTAGACCAGGCATCCGGACAGCCCAAGTCCCCCATGTACTACTGGGTGGATGAAGTGGCCGACTGGCTCAAAACCCAGGATACTTACAAAGCTTACATCAACGAGGCGGATAATTCTGTAACAGAGGTCTTTAAAGAAGGCACGGCCGAACAGTTCAAATCTTTCTGGCACGATCTGGCCGCCGCCATTAAAGCGGGAACCGTTGATCTGACCTCCACCGACCAAAAAGCGGAAGCCGGCCAAGATTCGGTTACTCTTACAGGGATGCCCATGGGCCAGTACCTGCTGACTGCCAACGGCGGCGTGAAGATCTACCAGCCCACTACTGCTAAACTGATCCCGACCTGGAATGAAACCGAATGGGTTCTGAACAACGAGTCCGTTACCATGAAGGGTGAGGCTCCCACCATCGACAAAGACGTAGCCGGCAGCGATAGCTCTGTGGCCATCGGCGACATTGTTACATATCAGGTGAGAGCGGACATTCCTTCCTATCCTGAGGACGCAACCGCCAAACGTTTTGTAGTCGGCGATAAGATTTCCTCTGGCCTGACCTATAATCGCGATGTCAAGGTATCTTATGACAAAGCGGGAGAAGAGCAGGTTAGTGAAGATGCTTACAAGGTGACAGCTCCTTCTGGTGACAGGACCTTTGAGATTGAATTTAACGTTGACGAACTCAACACAGCCAAAAAAGAGATTTATGTCACCTATACCGCTACTGTCAACGAAAATGCCTTTGAAGCAGATGATCTGGGCAATGACGCTTTCCTGGGCTACAACAACGACCCCTACGATCAGGATTCCTACAAGCCGGATGGTTCCACAACGGAGGAAGATGTTTACACCTATGGTATCGATGTCACCAAGACCAATAAGGACGGTTCTTCTGCCCTGAACGGTGCGGAATTCAAACTGTACTCCGATCTGGAATGCAAACAGGAAGTCTCCCTGATTTCCACCGGTGTTGCCGGCGTATACCGCCATACGAAGAGCGGAGAGTCTGCCGCAGACGTGCTGGCCGTGGATGGCAACGGTAACCTCAAGCTGCAAGGTTTGGATCTGGGGACCTACTACCTGAAGGAAACCAAGGCTCCCGACGGATACAATCTCCCGAAGAATGCTGTAACCACCATCGTCATCAGCGATGACGATCCTGACGGCGTTCTGGACGACAGTTCTGCAAAGGGCAACAACGTACTCGAAGAGTCCGTAGAAGCAGAGAAGAACGTTCTGTCCTTCAAGATCTGGAATACCAACGATTCCGGATTTGAACTGCCCACTACCGGCGGCATGGGCACCGTGCTCTTTACCGTGGTAGGTCTGGCTCTGATGGGCGGTGCTATTGTACTGATTGTGCTGACCTCCAAGAAGAAAAAAGCTCATAACTGA
- a CDS encoding class C sortase produces MNHQKTKKRKSNPWVILTSVFVFLAGVGIFLYPTVSNWMAEHNQSEIIHSYQDKVSEFSGQQLAEEWEKAVVYNENLTGDPVHDPFVMGSGYVIPENYEETLNLNGDGVMCYLEIPKIGVNLPVYHGASEEVLEKGAGHLEATTLPIGGQGRHSVISAHRGLPSAELFTRLDEMEAGDVFYIHVLDQTLAYEVDQIETILPEELEKLAAEDGKDLVTLLTCTPYAVNTHRLLVRGSRTEYVQPDEEAMQDSVEKPLFEGVDVWYYYLGIAIGLAVLGVGITAIVIVRKRRKKRMGKEP; encoded by the coding sequence ATGAATCATCAGAAAACGAAAAAGCGAAAAAGTAACCCGTGGGTGATCCTGACGTCCGTGTTTGTCTTTCTAGCGGGCGTCGGGATTTTCCTTTACCCCACGGTGAGCAACTGGATGGCCGAACACAACCAATCCGAGATCATCCACAGTTACCAGGATAAAGTATCTGAATTCAGCGGGCAGCAGTTGGCCGAGGAATGGGAAAAGGCCGTGGTTTACAATGAGAACCTGACAGGCGATCCCGTACACGACCCCTTTGTCATGGGGAGCGGATATGTGATTCCTGAAAATTATGAGGAAACCCTCAATCTAAACGGCGACGGCGTGATGTGCTATTTGGAGATCCCGAAGATCGGCGTCAATCTGCCGGTTTACCACGGGGCCAGCGAGGAAGTGCTGGAAAAGGGCGCCGGACATCTGGAAGCCACCACCCTCCCCATCGGCGGACAGGGACGGCATTCGGTGATCAGCGCCCACCGGGGTCTGCCCAGCGCGGAACTCTTTACTAGGCTGGATGAGATGGAAGCAGGCGATGTTTTTTATATTCATGTCCTGGATCAGACACTTGCCTATGAAGTGGATCAGATCGAAACCATTCTCCCGGAGGAACTGGAAAAATTGGCGGCTGAGGATGGCAAAGATCTCGTTACATTGTTGACCTGTACGCCCTATGCAGTCAATACCCACCGCCTTCTGGTACGGGGAAGCCGTACCGAATATGTGCAGCCGGACGAGGAGGCCATGCAGGACAGTGTGGAAAAGCCCTTGTTCGAGGGGGTGGACGTGTGGTATTATTATCTCGGAATCGCCATTGGATTGGCGGTATTGGGCGTGGGGATCACAGCGATTGTGATTGTCCGCAAGCGCCGCAAAAAGCGCATGGGGAAGGAGCCGTAA
- a CDS encoding class C sortase, translating into MKRQGKKSRRGLVIYTVAAILFLAGLAVILYPSIGAMQYRAQVDDQKDRFEQQVAAEAQTVETESTLPFEELYQELKHRNELLFEDNQKELSDPFSYEQPGIDLQEFGLEGNVIGFLSVPKMDIELPILLGANKLNMREGATHLTGTSYPIGGENTNCVLAAHRAYPKAPMFRDIEKLEMGDEVIVRNFRETLTYRVVEKRIVSPADGNLLFIQEGRDLVTLVTCHPYGSDKQRYVVFCERDAGG; encoded by the coding sequence GTGAAAAGGCAAGGGAAAAAGAGCAGGCGGGGGCTGGTGATCTATACGGTTGCAGCGATCCTGTTTCTCGCCGGACTGGCGGTCATCCTCTACCCCAGTATCGGTGCGATGCAGTACCGCGCCCAGGTGGACGATCAGAAGGACCGGTTTGAACAGCAGGTTGCAGCAGAGGCCCAGACGGTGGAAACGGAGTCCACCCTGCCGTTTGAAGAGCTGTACCAGGAGCTGAAACACCGCAATGAACTGCTTTTTGAGGACAATCAGAAGGAATTGAGCGATCCCTTCTCCTATGAACAGCCGGGCATCGATTTGCAGGAATTTGGTCTAGAGGGCAATGTCATTGGATTTTTGAGTGTCCCTAAGATGGACATCGAACTTCCGATCCTGTTGGGGGCCAATAAACTCAATATGAGGGAGGGTGCGACCCATCTCACAGGGACGTCTTATCCCATCGGAGGGGAAAATACCAATTGCGTCCTGGCCGCCCATCGGGCCTATCCCAAAGCCCCCATGTTTCGGGATATCGAGAAGCTGGAGATGGGGGATGAAGTTATAGTCCGGAACTTCCGGGAAACCCTGACGTATCGGGTGGTGGAGAAACGCATTGTCTCCCCCGCCGATGGGAATCTGCTGTTCATCCAAGAGGGGCGGGATTTGGTGACGCTTGTCACCTGTCACCCTTATGGAAGCGATAAACAGCGGTATGTGGTTTTCTGTGAAAGGGATGCCGGGGGTTAA
- a CDS encoding DUF7601 domain-containing protein has translation MAVQNNSLVPRAADPSSMTNWETSLGQDVPDTSSAGRIWTDKTVSDNDVVLRSEDGWETLKVERSSDENFLVSLSAISSNKSIVGQDTIPIDVMLVLDVSGSMDDAGAVSDLVTATNKAIQKLLELNVNNRVGVVLFSDVGDGEDYSNTVLLPLDRYTSRRGGTYVEKTNGGWLSSPSIRVADGVTNEQGENIEGKRYVVGATYIQSGLYQAWNQFESVSDTTVEGIKRIPVMVLMGDGAPTRGTNRYSNVDNENGNEGNGRSTSNELGFYTQLTAAYVRAQMRIKYDREPLFYTLGLGINGLSGDQKRVAQWVLNPESTPEPGSWNQTVGNWWERFLTLEPEENLSEGWNYRNYPDVVRQDDGIQESDKVYADQYFEATNNSGLENAFEQIVQEIILQSQYYPTDVDTDGANFSGYLTFKDEIGEYMEVKHVNGLVYANQLHTGQVFAKAFRDGFHPEDGGDNLMFLRSVMERLNITAEQAEALIDNAIEQKQIYYHSDDDFGNVVMWYGKGDTTNQQYVGPYREGQDPPSEAQYLNYSYSYYGSSGEQTATGADMMYISARVEMELATGKQTVLLKVPSSLVPMVRYKVTIDGKDLEAATKATTERKEAYPMRFFYEAGLKDVTSDNVQFAVKDDYKYYDPDTDTYTFYTNAWSEQNGQKEANTVVTFEPSQENEFYCFPKDTKIYDQDGNLCTNWRVQPINGYYFKQTFTTGEDEPIKREYAEIQTGALRYAQWNEQEGYWYIPMGTPRYAQLDYVMEKEQNATDTASYSIHPYVVGEDGKTWVKVYLGNNGRIQLQQTYGDLQIEKIVTGNHGETDREFEFDLTLTNPDDTPFTPLPTASYTYTKTEIESDGSQTGTIEISQEGTVTFDGQPLTLKGGEQMVIHGLPTGTKYVVQERDPNLSGEGYETSVTIDGGEPIAGRKSSGVIAPPGTGGTVRTQIMIFTNHWEVPDVPFFFTKVDGKDHSFPLEGAEFKIFRLTCPEQEGTHTHTGLDQEGLLDAEHPGDCWQLVKTVSSDAGGLVDFGDLTEGAYRLIETKAPDGYTLPKGQWDVRIDPSKTSLIEWAVIQGVANPPAVEQVYAPDGVTVTGYKFLNNKPIDPPVTGGRGTNQFLLLGSLTMALGIGGIFCARKGAKRYRRL, from the coding sequence ATGGCAGTACAGAACAATAGTCTTGTGCCGCGGGCAGCAGATCCCAGCAGCATGACCAATTGGGAGACGAGCTTAGGACAAGATGTACCGGATACTTCATCCGCCGGCCGGATCTGGACCGATAAGACGGTAAGCGACAATGACGTTGTCCTTCGGAGCGAAGACGGATGGGAGACGTTGAAGGTAGAGCGCAGCAGTGATGAGAATTTTTTAGTAAGCCTTTCAGCCATCAGTTCCAATAAAAGCATTGTGGGACAGGATACCATCCCGATAGACGTTATGCTGGTTCTGGATGTATCGGGCAGTATGGACGACGCTGGAGCGGTTTCTGATTTGGTGACAGCTACCAATAAGGCGATTCAAAAGCTGCTGGAGTTAAATGTGAATAACCGTGTAGGCGTAGTACTGTTTTCCGATGTAGGCGATGGAGAAGATTATTCTAATACCGTCTTGTTGCCGTTAGACCGGTATACCTCCAGAAGAGGAGGTACCTATGTTGAAAAGACAAATGGCGGCTGGCTTAGTTCCCCATCCATTCGCGTTGCGGATGGGGTCACCAACGAACAGGGCGAAAATATCGAGGGAAAGAGATATGTCGTAGGCGCTACTTATATCCAGAGCGGCCTATATCAGGCATGGAACCAATTTGAAAGTGTATCAGACACCACGGTAGAGGGTATAAAAAGAATTCCTGTCATGGTGTTGATGGGGGACGGTGCTCCTACCAGAGGAACCAATCGTTATTCGAATGTAGATAATGAAAACGGAAATGAGGGAAATGGGAGGAGTACGAGTAACGAACTAGGTTTTTATACCCAGTTGACAGCAGCTTATGTCCGGGCGCAGATGAGAATCAAATACGACCGTGAGCCTCTGTTTTATACGTTAGGGCTTGGGATAAACGGCTTGTCAGGGGATCAGAAACGGGTTGCCCAGTGGGTACTGAACCCGGAGTCGACGCCCGAACCCGGTAGTTGGAATCAAACGGTGGGAAACTGGTGGGAACGGTTTCTGACTTTGGAGCCGGAAGAAAATTTATCTGAAGGTTGGAACTATCGGAATTATCCCGATGTGGTCCGGCAGGATGATGGGATCCAGGAAAGCGACAAAGTATACGCCGACCAATATTTTGAAGCCACAAATAATTCGGGGCTGGAGAACGCCTTTGAACAAATCGTACAGGAAATTATCCTGCAGTCCCAGTATTACCCCACCGATGTCGACACCGACGGCGCCAATTTCTCCGGATATCTTACGTTTAAAGACGAGATCGGCGAATACATGGAGGTCAAACATGTCAACGGCCTGGTATATGCCAACCAGCTGCATACAGGACAGGTATTTGCCAAAGCTTTCCGGGATGGATTCCATCCGGAAGATGGCGGCGATAACTTGATGTTTTTACGGTCGGTCATGGAGCGCCTGAACATCACGGCTGAACAGGCGGAGGCCTTGATTGACAATGCCATAGAGCAAAAACAGATTTACTATCACAGTGATGATGATTTTGGAAATGTTGTGATGTGGTATGGAAAAGGAGATACCACCAATCAACAGTATGTAGGGCCGTACAGAGAGGGACAAGACCCCCCGTCTGAAGCGCAGTATCTCAACTACTCCTATTCCTATTACGGCAGTTCTGGTGAACAGACGGCTACAGGTGCCGACATGATGTACATCAGCGCCCGGGTGGAGATGGAATTGGCAACCGGGAAACAGACCGTATTGCTAAAAGTGCCGTCATCGCTGGTGCCGATGGTAAGATACAAGGTCACAATTGACGGCAAAGATCTGGAAGCGGCTACGAAGGCGACCACAGAGAGAAAAGAAGCCTATCCCATGCGCTTTTTCTACGAGGCCGGCCTGAAGGATGTGACATCAGATAACGTCCAATTTGCGGTAAAGGACGATTATAAGTACTACGACCCCGATACAGATACTTACACATTTTATACCAACGCCTGGTCCGAGCAGAATGGGCAAAAGGAAGCCAATACCGTTGTGACCTTTGAGCCATCCCAGGAAAATGAATTTTATTGCTTCCCGAAAGACACCAAGATCTACGATCAGGATGGGAACCTCTGTACCAACTGGAGAGTACAGCCCATAAACGGTTATTATTTCAAGCAGACATTTACAACCGGGGAAGATGAACCCATTAAAAGGGAGTATGCAGAAATCCAGACAGGGGCTCTGCGGTATGCGCAATGGAATGAACAAGAGGGATACTGGTATATCCCCATGGGGACGCCGAGATATGCCCAGCTTGACTACGTCATGGAGAAAGAACAAAACGCTACAGACACAGCATCTTACTCCATCCACCCCTATGTTGTAGGAGAGGACGGCAAGACATGGGTTAAGGTTTACCTGGGAAATAACGGCCGCATTCAATTGCAGCAGACTTATGGGGATTTACAGATCGAAAAGATTGTGACCGGGAATCACGGGGAGACCGATCGGGAATTTGAATTTGATCTGACCCTGACAAATCCCGATGATACGCCGTTCACCCCTCTCCCCACTGCATCTTATACTTACACGAAGACAGAGATAGAGTCAGACGGATCACAGACTGGAACAATAGAAATCAGCCAGGAGGGAACCGTGACCTTTGACGGCCAGCCGCTTACTTTAAAAGGCGGAGAACAGATGGTCATCCACGGGCTGCCCACAGGGACGAAGTATGTGGTTCAAGAACGCGATCCCAACCTTTCAGGGGAAGGCTATGAGACTTCCGTAACGATAGATGGCGGTGAACCCATCGCAGGCAGAAAAAGCAGTGGCGTCATCGCTCCACCTGGCACAGGAGGAACGGTTCGTACACAAATCATGATCTTTACCAACCATTGGGAAGTTCCCGATGTGCCATTTTTCTTCACAAAGGTGGATGGAAAAGATCATAGCTTCCCCTTGGAAGGCGCAGAATTTAAGATTTTCCGTTTGACATGCCCTGAACAAGAGGGCACACATACCCATACCGGGTTGGACCAAGAGGGACTTCTGGATGCAGAACATCCTGGAGACTGTTGGCAATTGGTGAAAACCGTTTCGTCCGATGCCGGGGGGCTGGTGGATTTCGGGGATCTGACGGAAGGGGCCTATCGCTTGATTGAAACCAAAGCTCCCGACGGCTATACTCTCCCCAAAGGACAATGGGATGTCCGCATCGACCCCAGCAAGACATCCCTCATAGAATGGGCCGTTATCCAGGGGGTGGCCAATCCCCCGGCCGTCGAGCAGGTATATGCTCCGGACGGCGTTACGGTAACGGGTTACAAATTCCTCAACAACAAACCCATTGATCCCCCGGTCACCGGCGGAAGAGGGACAAATCAATTTCTCCTCCTCGGTAGCCTAACTATGGCTCTTGGAATAGGCGGCATATTCTGCGCGAGAAAGGGGGCCAAACGATACCGGCGCCTCTAA